One region of Mucilaginibacter gotjawali genomic DNA includes:
- the proC gene encoding pyrroline-5-carboxylate reductase: protein MNSQQHIAILGSGNIGLSLAKGLVKAGICKPQQITLTRRNVGALSAYAEMGYHTTDNNLKAVRKADYVVLAVLPQQLNKLLDEIRPSIRPEKQLLISVVSGVSCADIRQQLDLNVQVIRAMPNTAIAIGQSMTCIATDNGTPKNINFARSFFETVGVTIQINEELMTSATALCACGIAFFLRSIRAASQGGTEIGFHAHDALKMAAQTAKGAADLLLQLSSHPEQEIDKVTSPSGCTIAGLNEMEHNGFSSAMIKGIKLSAAKAGDLYHKEQ, encoded by the coding sequence ATGAATTCACAACAGCATATTGCCATACTGGGCAGCGGTAACATCGGCTTGTCGTTGGCTAAAGGCCTTGTTAAAGCCGGAATTTGTAAACCCCAGCAAATTACCCTTACCCGCAGAAACGTTGGCGCATTGTCTGCCTATGCTGAAATGGGTTACCACACCACAGATAACAATTTGAAAGCCGTTAGAAAGGCCGACTATGTGGTACTGGCCGTATTGCCGCAGCAATTGAATAAACTGCTGGATGAGATCCGTCCTTCCATCAGGCCGGAGAAACAACTTTTAATTTCTGTAGTTTCTGGCGTTAGCTGCGCGGATATCCGCCAGCAGCTGGATCTGAATGTGCAGGTAATCAGGGCAATGCCCAATACGGCCATCGCTATCGGGCAATCCATGACCTGTATTGCTACCGATAACGGCACACCTAAAAATATCAATTTTGCACGTTCGTTTTTTGAAACAGTTGGCGTAACTATCCAGATCAACGAGGAACTGATGACATCAGCAACCGCGCTTTGCGCCTGTGGCATAGCGTTCTTTTTACGGTCAATCCGTGCGGCTTCGCAAGGCGGCACCGAAATTGGGTTCCATGCACACGATGCTTTAAAGATGGCTGCTCAAACTGCCAAAGGCGCTGCCGATCTGCTGTTGCAGCTTTCCTCGCACCCTGAACAGGAAATAGATAAAGTAACCTCGCCAAGCGGATGTACCATTGCAGGTTTAAATGAAATGGAACATAATGGCTTCAGCTCTGCTATGATAAAAGGCATTAAATTATCGGCAGCCAAAGCAGGCGACCTTTATCATAAAGAACAATGA